The Methanofervidicoccus sp. A16 genome has a segment encoding these proteins:
- the truA gene encoding tRNA pseudouridine(38-40) synthase TruA — MYILKVAYDGRHRGFQSQPHRDTVCDNILSALEECGYLSEEKKGIVFYGGRTDKGVSALGNFVVVYLKEEPKLSYIYSKLKNKGIWVLGYREIEEIPKVRYRHYRYILPKDEDYNVDLMIEGSKKLIGTHSFHNLSKRDRSKEKSPIRKIFDIKISEDKYYIVIDVIGESFLWNMVRKIVTVLSEIGRGKRDISWIDRLLDVNHREGVPPAPPEGLILVEAKTDVEYIYDPYVIRRFKEEWMEVYFKSIVKFGVSKSMIDLLESPFDRVV; from the coding sequence ATGTACATCCTCAAGGTGGCCTACGATGGACGTCATAGGGGATTCCAATCTCAACCTCACAGGGATACAGTATGTGATAATATACTAAGTGCATTGGAGGAGTGTGGTTATCTAAGTGAAGAAAAGAAGGGTATTGTATTTTACGGAGGTAGAACTGATAAAGGTGTCTCTGCACTTGGGAATTTTGTGGTAGTCTATCTAAAGGAGGAGCCTAAACTCTCCTACATCTACTCCAAGTTAAAGAATAAAGGTATCTGGGTACTTGGATATAGGGAGATAGAGGAGATACCTAAGGTTAGATATAGACATTACAGGTATATTCTTCCAAAGGATGAAGATTACAACGTAGATCTGATGATCGAGGGATCTAAAAAACTTATTGGAACCCACTCCTTCCACAACCTCTCTAAAAGGGATAGATCCAAGGAGAAGAGCCCTATTAGAAAAATATTCGATATAAAGATCTCCGAGGATAAATATTATATTGTAATAGATGTCATAGGAGAGAGTTTCCTCTGGAATATGGTAAGGAAGATAGTGACTGTACTCTCTGAGATAGGTAGAGGTAAAAGGGATATAAGTTGGATCGATCGTCTCTTAGATGTTAATCACAGGGAGGGGGTGCCCCCTGCTCCTCCTGAAGGGCTTATTTTAGTTGAGGCTAAGACAGATGTAGAGTATATATACGATCCTTATGTAATCAGGAGATTTAAAGAGGAGTGGATGGAGGTGTATTTTAAGAGTATTGTAAAGTTTGGAGTGTCTAAGAGTATGATAGATCTACTGGAGTCTCCTTTTGACAGAGTGGTATAG
- a CDS encoding glycosyltransferase translates to MNILMPTIFHPYSGGITYHVDNIISHLINISSYNFHILNYNFQGEVKKVPPNTKIHKIKYIKGIRGPTYAYIGYLLGKNVIKKYNIEIIHSHYAFPQGFLGALLSRRYKIPHVLTLHGSDVLILSKHPIGKLFFRYALKYCDRIICVSRYLKEQLPKEYQDKSEVIYNGVDFKIFYDEGVDEDYGLFVGSFVPQKGLYTLIEAVKDIDFNFKFIGDGPLFKEIKEYIEKKGIKNIELLGRKDQVEVAKYLRKCSFLVLPSISEGLGMIILEAMASGKCVIGSNVGGIPELILDNYNGFLFEANNVKMLREKIEILVNNKELRRKLGRNGREFSRRFSWEGVAKRLDTIYRKLG, encoded by the coding sequence ATGAACATTCTCATGCCTACGATCTTCCATCCTTATAGTGGTGGAATAACCTACCATGTGGACAATATAATAAGTCATTTAATTAACATCTCATCATATAACTTTCATATCCTCAACTATAATTTTCAAGGAGAAGTAAAAAAGGTACCTCCTAACACCAAAATACACAAAATAAAATATATCAAAGGTATAAGAGGACCAACCTACGCCTACATAGGATACTTACTGGGAAAAAATGTAATAAAAAAATACAATATCGAGATAATTCACAGTCATTATGCGTTCCCTCAGGGATTTTTAGGAGCACTTCTCAGTAGAAGGTACAAGATACCGCATGTATTAACACTTCATGGTAGTGATGTATTAATACTCTCCAAACACCCTATAGGTAAACTATTCTTCAGATATGCCCTTAAATACTGCGACAGGATAATCTGTGTAAGTAGATACTTAAAGGAGCAACTTCCTAAGGAGTACCAGGATAAAAGTGAGGTAATATATAACGGGGTAGATTTTAAGATATTCTATGATGAAGGTGTAGATGAAGATTATGGCCTTTTTGTAGGATCCTTCGTACCTCAAAAGGGACTGTATACCTTAATTGAGGCTGTTAAGGATATAGACTTTAATTTTAAGTTTATAGGAGATGGTCCTCTCTTTAAGGAGATTAAAGAGTATATAGAGAAAAAAGGAATTAAAAATATTGAACTTCTAGGGAGGAAAGACCAAGTGGAGGTTGCCAAATATCTTAGAAAGTGCAGTTTCTTAGTACTCCCTTCTATCTCTGAAGGTCTCGGTATGATAATATTAGAGGCTATGGCTTCAGGAAAGTGTGTTATAGGCTCCAATGTGGGCGGTATACCAGAGTTGATCCTTGACAACTACAACGGTTTTCTATTTGAGGCTAATAACGTAAAGATGTTAAGGGAGAAAATAGAGATATTGGTAAATAACAAGGAGTTAAGAAGGAAGTTAGGTAGAAATGGAAGGGAGTTTTCAAGGAGGTTTTCCTGGGAAGGTGTAGCTAAGAGGTTAGATACTATCTATAGGAAGTTGGGATAA
- a CDS encoding sodium:proton antiporter, producing MELTTTIGYLALLLISGTFIAKVGEKLGIPDIPLFLIFGLIVGPLLNIVSPHYAQDIFEYVANLGLIVILLGGAFEMRWIVLKRVLKTVLKLDTIALVVTMLVSGIIYNVVLKIPFFSPVGYLYGAITCATDPATLMPIFSKSDIDPKLAITLEAESVFNDPLGIVFTTIILTSMGLARSLNPVVSFLSLALGGIILGILGGKIFEKLFLKYDFKEYIIPLFIGLAFFLWYFGDKIFPSLTGYQISGFMAVAIMGLYLGNTLTKYHHKSRYIESIMRFCEELSLIFRILIFIFLGASISLVILEKYWVFGLLCALGSIFIARPLGVFLATSIPPASPLKEKIYFALEGPRGVVPAALSATVYNIIENHSHSIPATIVKHLPPQEIAGSILVATFITILLSVILEASWAEPLYKKLFK from the coding sequence ATGGAGTTAACTACTACTATTGGGTACCTTGCCCTACTGTTGATTTCAGGTACATTTATCGCAAAGGTAGGGGAAAAGTTAGGAATTCCCGATATACCTTTATTTTTAATATTTGGATTAATAGTAGGTCCACTTTTAAATATTGTATCTCCGCATTATGCCCAAGATATCTTTGAATATGTTGCTAACTTAGGTTTGATAGTAATTCTCCTAGGAGGAGCATTTGAAATGAGATGGATAGTGTTAAAGAGGGTTTTAAAAACGGTTTTAAAATTGGATACTATTGCTCTTGTTGTTACAATGTTGGTTTCAGGTATAATTTATAATGTTGTCTTAAAAATACCTTTTTTCAGTCCTGTTGGATACCTCTATGGGGCTATAACCTGTGCTACAGATCCTGCTACCCTTATGCCAATATTCTCCAAGTCAGATATAGATCCAAAACTGGCAATAACATTGGAAGCAGAGAGTGTATTCAACGATCCTCTAGGTATCGTATTTACCACTATAATCCTCACCAGTATGGGATTAGCCAGATCCCTGAATCCAGTAGTTAGTTTTCTCTCTCTTGCCCTTGGAGGTATTATCTTGGGGATCTTAGGGGGAAAGATCTTTGAGAAGTTGTTTTTAAAGTATGATTTTAAAGAATATATTATTCCTCTCTTCATTGGATTAGCCTTTTTCCTCTGGTATTTTGGAGATAAAATATTTCCCTCTCTCACAGGCTATCAGATAAGCGGTTTTATGGCTGTAGCTATTATGGGGCTCTACTTAGGAAACACTCTCACAAAGTATCACCACAAAAGTAGGTATATAGAAAGTATAATGAGATTCTGCGAGGAACTATCTCTCATATTCAGAATACTGATCTTCATATTCCTAGGGGCAAGTATTAGTTTAGTTATCCTTGAGAAGTATTGGGTCTTTGGACTACTCTGTGCACTAGGATCTATATTCATAGCTAGACCTTTAGGAGTATTCCTTGCAACCTCTATCCCCCCTGCAAGCCCCCTTAAAGAGAAAATATACTTTGCCCTTGAAGGTCCAAGGGGTGTAGTACCGGCGGCGTTGTCTGCTACGGTATACAATATAATAGAGAATCACTCTCACTCTATACCTGCAACTATAGTTAAACACCTTCCACCTCAAGAGATTGCAGGATCTATACTTGTGGCAACCTTTATAACAATACTTCTAAGTGTGATCCTTGAGGCCTCATGGGCAGAACCTCTATATAAAAAACTTTTTAAATAG
- a CDS encoding nucleotide sugar dehydrogenase, with translation MDNNVERRVKKICVVGLGYIGLPTASMLANHGYNVVGVDVDRDRVRSIEEGNLNIVEPGLKTLVSGAINSGNLRVKTTPEDADAYIICVPTPVKWEDNAPRCDLSYIYSAIESIKPHLRDGNLIIIESTVPPKTTESIYRYLNNSRKIYMAYCPERVLPGKILKELVENDRIIGGVNRESAELAKEIYSSFVDGNIYLTDSTTAEMVKLMENTYRDVNIALANEFAKICEEINVNVWEAIDLANRHPRVNILNPGPGVGGHCISVDPWFIVEVSKNAKLIRSARELNDSMPYYVCNLLCKELKRRKIEDPKVAIFGVAYKGNVEDTRESPGKKVIKYLISKGISVSIYDPYVKTFEYPLESLKDCVKNADVILVITDHEDFKNFKEDEVREIYYLMRNKIVIDTRNVLNQDLWRNVGFYVKLLGDGKCKL, from the coding sequence ATGGATAACAACGTTGAAAGAAGAGTAAAAAAAATATGTGTAGTTGGATTAGGGTATATTGGATTACCTACCGCCTCTATGCTTGCAAATCATGGGTATAATGTAGTAGGTGTAGATGTTGACAGAGACCGGGTAAGGAGTATAGAGGAAGGAAATTTAAATATAGTGGAGCCTGGATTAAAAACCCTTGTAAGTGGTGCTATAAACTCTGGAAATCTAAGGGTAAAAACTACACCTGAAGATGCCGATGCATATATAATATGTGTTCCTACACCGGTAAAGTGGGAGGATAATGCCCCAAGGTGCGATCTATCTTACATTTACAGTGCTATAGAGAGTATAAAGCCTCACCTACGTGATGGAAATCTAATAATTATTGAAAGTACAGTGCCTCCAAAAACTACCGAGAGTATATACAGGTACCTAAACAACAGTAGAAAAATATATATGGCCTACTGTCCTGAGAGGGTACTACCTGGCAAGATACTGAAGGAACTTGTGGAGAACGACAGAATTATTGGAGGGGTGAATAGAGAATCTGCAGAGTTGGCAAAGGAGATATACTCCTCCTTCGTAGATGGAAACATATATCTAACTGATTCCACCACTGCGGAGATGGTAAAACTTATGGAGAACACCTACAGGGATGTAAATATAGCCTTGGCAAATGAATTTGCAAAAATATGCGAGGAGATAAATGTAAATGTATGGGAGGCTATAGATCTAGCAAATAGACATCCAAGGGTGAATATACTTAATCCTGGTCCTGGAGTAGGGGGACACTGTATAAGTGTAGATCCCTGGTTTATAGTGGAAGTGTCCAAGAATGCAAAACTTATCAGAAGTGCAAGGGAGTTAAACGACAGTATGCCTTATTACGTCTGCAATCTTCTCTGTAAGGAACTTAAGAGGAGGAAAATAGAGGACCCAAAGGTTGCCATATTTGGAGTTGCCTATAAAGGAAATGTAGAGGATACGAGGGAGAGTCCTGGAAAGAAGGTAATAAAGTACCTTATATCTAAGGGGATCTCAGTCTCTATATACGATCCCTATGTAAAAACATTTGAGTATCCATTGGAGAGTTTAAAGGATTGTGTTAAAAACGCCGATGTCATCTTGGTGATAACAGATCATGAGGATTTTAAAAACTTTAAAGAGGATGAGGTTAGAGAGATATATTATTTGATGAGGAATAAAATAGTGATAGATACGAGAAATGTGCTTAACCAGGATCTCTGGAGGAATGTTGGTTTTTACGTTAAGTTGCTAGGAGATGGTAAATGTAAGTTGTAA
- a CDS encoding manganese-dependent inorganic pyrophosphatase, translating into MLYIVGHKNPDTDSICSAIVLAYFLEGVPARLGDINPETQLVLKRFGVMEPELIRSAEGKEIFLVDHSERSQTLEDLEKGKLVGILDHHKVGITTSEPIIYLAKPVGSTATLIGELYFKNAMDLIGGKNKELKPDLAGLLLSAIISDTVLFKSPTTTDIDRKIGEKLAEIAGIEDIHSYGMELLRAKSTVSKMKPEEIVKLDYKEFNFNGRKVGIGQVEVIDIEEIQEKKEEIYKLLEEKLKEGYDLILFLITDIMREGSEVLVVGNKEAFERAFNVKVDGKSIYLEGVMSRKKQVVPPLEKYYKSL; encoded by the coding sequence ATGTTATACATAGTAGGACATAAGAACCCAGATACAGACAGTATATGTTCCGCCATAGTTCTAGCCTACTTCTTAGAAGGAGTTCCTGCAAGGTTAGGTGATATAAATCCAGAGACTCAGTTGGTATTGAAGAGATTTGGAGTTATGGAACCAGAGTTAATAAGATCTGCAGAAGGAAAAGAGATATTCCTAGTGGATCACAGTGAGAGGTCTCAGACTTTAGAGGACTTAGAGAAAGGAAAACTTGTAGGTATCTTGGACCACCACAAGGTAGGTATAACTACCTCGGAGCCTATAATATACCTTGCAAAACCTGTAGGATCCACCGCCACGTTAATAGGAGAACTCTACTTTAAAAATGCTATGGATCTCATAGGAGGTAAGAATAAGGAGTTGAAACCTGATCTGGCAGGGCTACTCCTCTCTGCAATAATATCAGATACAGTTCTCTTTAAATCTCCAACCACTACAGATATAGATAGAAAAATAGGAGAAAAACTTGCAGAGATTGCAGGAATAGAGGATATACACAGTTACGGTATGGAGTTACTTAGAGCGAAATCTACAGTAAGTAAGATGAAACCTGAAGAGATCGTTAAATTGGACTACAAGGAGTTCAACTTCAACGGTAGGAAGGTTGGTATCGGACAGGTTGAAGTAATAGACATTGAGGAGATCCAGGAGAAAAAAGAGGAGATATACAAACTCCTTGAGGAGAAACTTAAGGAGGGTTACGACCTTATACTCTTTCTTATAACCGATATAATGAGAGAGGGAAGTGAAGTGTTGGTTGTAGGTAATAAGGAGGCGTTTGAGAGAGCCTTTAATGTGAAGGTAGATGGGAAAAGTATCTACTTAGAAGGTGTTATGTCTAGGAAGAAACAGGTGGTTCCTCCCTTGGAGAAGTACTATAAGAGTTTATAA
- the cbiQ gene encoding cobalt ECF transporter T component CbiQ gives MEMNTIDHIAHNNRLRHVNPKLKVLFALSMLLITVFSKSIIVPLIIAFIMITLTVFMAKVPLRIYIPLLGAPIGFGILTVILMGFIYSGGDKLLSIKIFNFDISFYSYGVNLGLLVFSRMLGGVASTLFLALTTPMTELFYILRELKVPSTLLDIAMMMYRYVFLLLDEMIRVMNAQNTRLGYKDLKTTYKSLGTLAAILFIRTWERGERSFVMMSSRGYNGDLKLLNKIKSPSVKYLLLIIILDLKYSSNSNLLLNGRF, from the coding sequence ATGGAGATGAATACTATAGACCATATAGCCCATAATAACAGGTTGCGTCACGTCAACCCTAAGTTAAAGGTGTTATTTGCACTATCTATGCTTTTGATCACCGTCTTTTCAAAATCCATCATAGTACCTCTAATTATAGCCTTTATCATGATAACCTTAACTGTTTTCATGGCCAAGGTTCCACTGAGGATATATATACCTCTTTTAGGAGCCCCCATAGGGTTTGGAATACTTACAGTGATCCTAATGGGTTTTATATACTCTGGTGGTGATAAACTACTGTCTATAAAAATCTTCAACTTCGATATCTCTTTCTACAGTTACGGTGTAAATTTGGGACTGTTGGTATTCAGTAGGATGTTAGGAGGTGTTGCCTCTACCCTCTTTTTGGCACTGACCACTCCTATGACTGAACTCTTCTATATCTTAAGGGAGTTAAAGGTTCCATCTACCCTCTTAGATATTGCAATGATGATGTACAGGTATGTTTTCCTCTTACTTGACGAGATGATAAGGGTGATGAACGCCCAAAATACAAGGTTGGGCTACAAGGATCTAAAAACCACATATAAGTCCTTAGGTACATTGGCAGCCATTCTCTTTATAAGAACCTGGGAGAGAGGAGAGAGGTCCTTTGTTATGATGAGTTCCAGAGGGTACAACGGAGATTTAAAACTTCTAAATAAAATAAAATCTCCAAGTGTTAAATATTTACTATTAATAATCATCCTAGATTTAAAATATAGTTCTAATAGTAATCTCCTACTTAACGGCAGATTTTAG
- a CDS encoding energy-coupling factor ABC transporter substrate-binding protein, whose translation METKHILMILGVIILTVIPFLMYPGMGEEEGLFGGADGEAEEVIVEINPNYEPWFSPVWEPPSGEIESLLFALQAAIGAIIIGYFIGYNKAKIELKS comes from the coding sequence ATGGAAACAAAACACATCCTCATGATTTTAGGAGTTATAATTCTAACTGTTATCCCATTTCTAATGTATCCAGGTATGGGGGAAGAGGAGGGGCTCTTCGGTGGAGCAGATGGTGAAGCAGAGGAGGTGATAGTGGAGATAAATCCAAACTATGAGCCCTGGTTTAGCCCAGTATGGGAACCACCAAGTGGTGAAATAGAGTCCCTTCTCTTTGCCCTACAGGCTGCAATAGGTGCCATTATAATAGGGTACTTTATAGGGTACAACAAGGCTAAGATAGAGTTAAAATCCTAA
- the cbiM gene encoding cobalt ECF transporter S component CbiM has product MHVMEGFLPPMWCAIWYILSGIVVGYGIIKINKLVKEQPEVKPLLAVAGAFMFILSSLKLPSVTGSCSHPCGNGLSAVLFGVPITAVLATVVLLFQALLLAHGGLTTLGANVFSMGIMGPLGGVIVWKILKGKINSTWAVMLAAIAADWITYVTTSVQLTLAFPGDNPVNTLMTFLTVFAVTQVPLAIAEGLLTALLWDKIKELRPDILLKLGLIDESEVPHYAQVMETGGAE; this is encoded by the coding sequence TTGCACGTAATGGAGGGGTTTCTACCACCAATGTGGTGTGCAATCTGGTATATTCTCTCAGGTATAGTGGTAGGATATGGGATTATAAAGATAAATAAACTTGTTAAAGAACAGCCAGAGGTAAAACCTCTGTTAGCAGTTGCAGGGGCATTTATGTTTATACTGAGTTCCCTTAAACTGCCCTCAGTTACTGGAAGTTGTTCCCACCCCTGTGGTAATGGATTAAGCGCTGTACTCTTTGGTGTACCGATTACTGCTGTTTTAGCCACTGTTGTACTACTCTTCCAAGCGCTACTGTTGGCCCATGGTGGACTAACCACTTTAGGAGCAAATGTATTCTCCATGGGTATTATGGGTCCCTTGGGGGGTGTAATAGTATGGAAAATTCTCAAGGGTAAAATAAACTCCACATGGGCAGTTATGTTGGCAGCCATTGCTGCAGATTGGATAACCTACGTTACCACATCTGTACAACTTACACTGGCATTCCCGGGAGATAATCCAGTAAATACGTTGATGACATTCCTGACAGTATTTGCCGTTACCCAGGTACCTCTTGCAATCGCAGAAGGATTATTGACGGCGCTACTCTGGGACAAGATAAAGGAGTTGAGGCCAGATATACTCTTGAAGTTAGGACTTATCGATGAGAGTGAAGTACCTCACTACGCCCAAGTAATGGAAACTGGAGGTGCTGAATAA
- the nifH gene encoding nitrogenase iron protein, with protein MKKICVYGKGGIGKSTTVSNVAVALAESGKKVMVIGCDPKGDSTRNIVGKKIPTVLDILRKKGEDIQLEDVVFKGFQGIYCVESGGPEPGIGCAGRGIIKAIEILDKLKVFETLEPDIVIYDVLGDVVCGGFAMPLQKHLADEVYIVTTCDPMALYAANNICKGIKRYAHRGNTRLGGIIYNGRSVVDNISIVSEFASRLGTEVVGYIPMSEIIVKSEIRKKTVIEYSPDHPLANIFRELGNRILNNSRKVIPNPLSEEELDEISGKIEELMEKSV; from the coding sequence GTGAAAAAAATATGTGTATATGGAAAGGGCGGTATTGGGAAATCCACAACTGTGTCAAATGTAGCCGTTGCACTGGCAGAATCAGGTAAGAAGGTTATGGTAATCGGTTGTGATCCAAAGGGAGATTCTACAAGGAATATAGTGGGAAAGAAGATACCCACTGTTTTAGATATCCTTAGGAAAAAGGGAGAGGATATACAATTAGAGGATGTTGTTTTTAAAGGATTTCAAGGTATCTACTGTGTTGAAAGTGGAGGTCCTGAACCAGGAATAGGATGTGCAGGGAGAGGGATAATCAAGGCCATAGAGATACTGGATAAGTTAAAGGTGTTTGAAACTTTGGAGCCAGATATAGTAATCTACGACGTATTGGGGGACGTTGTATGCGGAGGCTTTGCTATGCCCCTTCAGAAACACCTGGCAGATGAAGTTTATATAGTGACAACCTGTGATCCTATGGCTTTGTATGCTGCAAACAACATCTGTAAGGGAATAAAGAGGTACGCCCATAGAGGAAATACTAGATTGGGAGGTATTATATACAACGGTAGAAGTGTAGTAGATAACATCTCCATAGTCTCAGAATTTGCTTCAAGGCTAGGTACAGAGGTTGTGGGGTACATCCCAATGAGTGAGATTATAGTGAAAAGTGAGATACGTAAAAAGACTGTTATTGAGTACTCTCCTGATCACCCTCTAGCCAACATCTTTAGAGAGTTAGGTAACAGAATTCTTAATAACAGTAGGAAAGTAATTCCCAACCCTCTATCAGAGGAGGAGTTAGATGAGATATCTGGGAAGATAGAAGAGTTGATGGAGAAGAGTGTATGA
- a CDS encoding DUF447 domain-containing protein translates to MRYEVVITCALDGRYNRAPIGVYFKDREIRFHLYEGSHTYHILGIEDYFVVNITSPYLIAQSVYDDEGDYSTVKYKGISLPYLSDAYKIYVVKVVKRRFVDIRDEYGDSKLMAIQGEILLERGINNPPVIPYSRADGLIVEMAVLYSRLNIVDGEKREEMVRRMEEYFKIIKKVGDGRYIQLGEKLLKGID, encoded by the coding sequence ATGAGATACGAGGTAGTGATCACCTGCGCCTTAGATGGGAGATACAATAGGGCCCCTATAGGAGTATATTTTAAGGATAGGGAAATTAGATTTCATCTATATGAGGGATCCCATACCTACCATATACTGGGGATTGAGGATTACTTTGTAGTGAATATTACCTCTCCCTATCTTATAGCCCAGTCTGTATACGACGATGAGGGAGATTATAGTACTGTGAAGTATAAGGGTATTAGTCTTCCCTACCTCTCCGATGCCTATAAAATATACGTTGTAAAGGTTGTTAAAAGGAGGTTTGTAGATATTAGGGACGAGTATGGAGATTCAAAACTGATGGCGATCCAGGGGGAGATTCTCTTGGAGAGAGGTATAAACAATCCGCCTGTAATACCTTACTCTAGGGCAGATGGGCTCATTGTTGAGATGGCTGTACTCTACTCCCGGCTAAATATTGTTGATGGGGAAAAAAGAGAGGAGATGGTTAGGAGGATGGAGGAGTACTTTAAGATCATTAAAAAGGTTGGAGATGGGAGGTATATTCAACTGGGGGAGAAGTTACTTAAGGGTATTGATTAG
- a CDS encoding TIGR01212 family radical SAM protein (This family includes YhcC from E. coli K-12, an uncharacterized radical SAM protein.), giving the protein MYSLGINKDIIDSIYKEGHPIAQYGLYMKRAKPYKVFKIPVDCGSICPNKDGTLDTEGCIFCPKMGRPIGVKYCNSKYSLKYQIEKQMENQKKKGVDKFYIYFYPGTNTYGDPERLKELWDFALSYSDVVGLSIGTRPDCLSREILDILENYVKKGYEIWIDLGIQSFHQKTLDLINRKHGVSHIIGAILECKRRGILVCGHVILGLPDETWEEMIDTAESLSKLGIDALKIYPLVVVKGTKLEEMYWKGEYRALDRKQYIKILCDFLEHTSPYVLIQRVSKDKVPEEIKVSPEWNLSRLSILNDAIKEFKRRGTRQGVYYRG; this is encoded by the coding sequence ATGTATAGCCTAGGTATCAACAAAGACATTATAGATTCTATATACAAAGAAGGGCACCCTATAGCCCAGTACGGCTTATATATGAAGAGGGCAAAACCTTACAAAGTATTTAAAATACCTGTTGACTGTGGGTCAATATGTCCAAATAAGGATGGTACGTTAGATACTGAAGGTTGTATATTCTGTCCAAAGATGGGCAGGCCCATAGGTGTAAAGTACTGTAATAGTAAGTACTCTCTAAAATATCAAATAGAAAAACAGATGGAAAATCAGAAAAAGAAGGGAGTAGATAAGTTCTACATCTACTTCTACCCTGGGACAAACACCTACGGAGATCCTGAAAGATTAAAGGAATTATGGGATTTCGCCCTATCCTATTCAGATGTAGTGGGGCTCTCCATAGGTACCAGGCCAGACTGTCTAAGTAGGGAAATTTTAGATATTTTGGAGAACTATGTAAAGAAGGGATACGAAATCTGGATAGACTTAGGTATTCAAAGTTTCCATCAGAAAACCTTGGATCTTATAAATAGGAAGCATGGAGTATCCCATATTATAGGGGCTATATTAGAGTGTAAAAGGAGAGGTATTCTCGTATGTGGGCATGTTATACTTGGGCTACCAGATGAAACCTGGGAGGAGATGATAGATACTGCAGAATCCCTCTCGAAGTTGGGGATAGATGCCCTTAAGATATATCCCTTAGTCGTAGTTAAAGGTACAAAGTTGGAGGAGATGTACTGGAAGGGGGAGTATAGAGCTTTAGATAGAAAACAGTATATAAAAATTCTCTGTGATTTCTTGGAGCATACTTCTCCCTACGTACTTATACAGAGGGTTTCGAAGGACAAGGTACCTGAGGAGATAAAGGTATCTCCAGAGTGGAATTTAAGTAGATTATCTATACTCAACGATGCTATTAAGGAGTTTAAAAGGAGAGGTACTAGACAAGGTGTATATTATCGGGGATAG
- a CDS encoding N-glycosylase/DNA lyase — MISLGIESKVKPISEVLSKIPLQVWNEIVKKEPEWIYMYKFLGKYGFGRFAVLMTVAGLNDYQLKGRAEVAYWPPLSALLEKKEVPRSPLELMYILREFYSKERFSNRKIERLKKFLISSLAQDLWTSKPEDVARDFVNIWYRLADTMRQDINAKTITFAMKCLGISLLMVGETDFSFEEIPIPVDYRVREFTERLGVAVWNDDDIRYFWTSVLEELRKNVDVNMIHLDSLVWQIGVLDRVGIVRYFSELGVEDVGRELAEVLRWVRLCVVPCGGLKI, encoded by the coding sequence ATGATCTCCTTAGGAATTGAAAGTAAGGTTAAACCTATATCAGAGGTTCTCTCAAAGATACCCCTTCAAGTTTGGAATGAAATAGTTAAAAAAGAGCCAGAATGGATCTATATGTATAAATTCCTTGGAAAATACGGATTTGGGAGATTTGCAGTCCTTATGACTGTTGCAGGTTTAAACGACTATCAACTTAAGGGGAGGGCTGAGGTGGCGTACTGGCCACCACTAAGTGCTCTACTTGAGAAGAAAGAGGTACCTAGATCTCCTCTAGAACTGATGTATATTCTGAGAGAGTTCTACTCGAAGGAGCGTTTTTCAAATAGGAAGATCGAAAGACTGAAGAAATTCCTTATAAGTAGTTTAGCCCAAGATCTTTGGACTTCTAAACCAGAGGATGTGGCGAGGGATTTTGTTAATATCTGGTACAGATTAGCCGATACAATGAGACAGGATATAAATGCAAAAACTATAACCTTCGCAATGAAGTGTCTCGGGATTTCACTTCTGATGGTTGGTGAGACAGATTTTTCCTTTGAGGAAATACCTATTCCAGTTGATTACAGGGTTAGGGAATTTACTGAGAGACTTGGGGTTGCAGTTTGGAATGATGACGATATTAGATACTTCTGGACTTCTGTTCTGGAGGAGTTGCGAAAGAATGTTGATGTAAATATGATCCATCTAGATTCTCTGGTATGGCAGATAGGTGTTCTTGATAGGGTTGGAATTGTAAGGTACTTCTCGGAGTTAGGTGTTGAAGATGTAGGTAGGGAACTTGCGGAGGTTTTAAGATGGGTGAGGTTGTGTGTAGTTCCATGTGGTGGTTTGAAGATCTGA